The bacterium genome contains a region encoding:
- a CDS encoding sugar transferase, with protein MLASPRRQFENNFIALLVLSDLVVCALAVLLAFALRAYYAPWFLEPLRHPVTHYLRALPIVMAIWFVVFALVGMYEPRRTLNAIAARGDDLRAVSLAVLMIAAASFLAHHNYSRAILLEFWALGLLLTWAERYTLGRYRQRVLTGGQMLSRTIIIGAGDLGRIVLSRLQDRRFGMDVAGFVTVSESAPATIEGVPVLGVLHDLPRLIAEHRVDEVLVADPELPGQALMRAIGESDVAHVDFLIIAGPLQVLTAATELAGPADLPVLEMRRRAFGPVQQTAKRLCDVLGAAILLVLTGPLLLGIALAIRRQTGASALFLQQRVGLHGREFTMYKFRTMRSDTDAYAPSPDTPDDERITSVGRWLRRYSLDELPQLLNVLKGDMSIVGPRPEMPFLVSQYEPWQRRRLEALPGLTGLWQILGRKDLPLRDNIEYDFYYIRNQSLLLDLAIFLRTLPIVILGKGAY; from the coding sequence ATGTTGGCCTCTCCGCGCCGGCAATTCGAGAACAACTTCATCGCGCTCCTGGTGCTCAGCGATCTGGTCGTCTGCGCCCTGGCGGTGCTACTGGCCTTCGCCTTGCGGGCCTACTACGCCCCCTGGTTCCTCGAGCCCCTGCGCCACCCCGTCACCCACTATCTGCGCGCCCTGCCCATCGTCATGGCCATCTGGTTCGTGGTGTTCGCCCTGGTCGGCATGTATGAGCCCCGGCGGACGCTCAACGCCATCGCCGCCCGTGGCGATGACCTGCGCGCCGTCTCGCTGGCGGTGTTGATGATCGCCGCCGCCAGCTTCCTGGCCCACCACAACTACTCGCGCGCCATCCTGTTGGAGTTCTGGGCCCTGGGTCTGCTGCTCACGTGGGCGGAGCGCTACACGCTGGGGCGCTACCGCCAGCGGGTACTGACCGGCGGCCAGATGCTCTCGCGCACCATCATCATCGGCGCCGGAGATCTGGGCCGCATCGTGCTCTCACGCCTGCAGGATCGCCGCTTTGGCATGGACGTTGCCGGATTCGTGACCGTGAGCGAGAGCGCCCCTGCCACCATCGAGGGGGTACCGGTGCTGGGCGTCCTACACGATCTGCCGCGGCTCATCGCCGAGCATCGCGTGGACGAGGTGCTGGTGGCTGACCCCGAGCTGCCCGGCCAGGCGCTGATGCGGGCGATCGGCGAGAGCGACGTCGCGCATGTGGACTTCCTCATCATCGCCGGGCCGCTGCAGGTGCTGACCGCCGCCACTGAGCTGGCCGGGCCGGCCGACCTGCCGGTTCTGGAGATGCGGCGGCGCGCCTTCGGCCCGGTGCAGCAGACCGCCAAGCGCCTGTGCGACGTCCTGGGCGCCGCGATCCTGCTCGTCCTGACGGGGCCGCTCCTGCTCGGCATTGCGCTGGCCATCCGCCGCCAGACCGGCGCCTCGGCACTCTTCCTGCAGCAGCGGGTGGGCCTGCACGGCCGGGAGTTCACGATGTACAAGTTCCGCACCATGCGCTCGGACACCGACGCCTATGCGCCCTCGCCCGACACGCCCGACGATGAGCGCATCACTTCGGTGGGTCGGTGGCTGCGGCGGTACAGCCTGGATGAGCTGCCGCAGTTGCTCAACGTCCTCAAGGGCGACATGAGCATCGTTGGCCCGCGGCCGGAGATGCCCTTTCTGGTGAGCCAGTACGAGCCCTGGCAGCGCCGCCGCCTGGAAGCCCTGCCGGGCCTGACGGGCCTGTGGCAGATCCTGGGCCGCAAGGACTTGCCCTTGCGCGACAACATCGAGTACGACTTCTACTACATCCGCAACCAGTCGCTGCTGCTGGACCTGGCCATTTTCTTGCGCACCCTCCCCATCGTGATCCTGGGCAAGGGCGCGTACTGA
- a CDS encoding PqqD family peptide modification chaperone codes for MTDLQRFAQQFVASTRDYIFIRPQDRLVIMRPNKTHHLNETACELLGRLYAQEEVDTARLVADVAAEYDTAPERVAEDLRKLLSTLSGLLQEDWSRAEAVKFTPFGSHEIKYPVLSEIALTYRCQHKCPFCYADAPQRGRQVPEMTADEVRRVLDRIRHEAHVPTVSFTGGEPTLRRELPDFIAYAKSLGMRANLITNGVRCSDETLADALAAAGLDSAQVSIEGSTAEVHDAVTGTPDSFDRNLQGIRNLKARGIHTHTNTTICPQNVEDVVNLPDLACGLGNGYFSMNMVIRTGGAAGDGNEVGYTQIGDIVTRVHERAQALSLKMVWYSPLPYCLFNPLSIGLGSNSCAAASGLLSVAPDGQVLPCSSFEHGLGNLVHEPFATIWNRRAAKYWRNKEYLPPACEDCDMSRICCGACPLYWDEQHGFGELPCAARKSPLAELKWKLKRRLIGRLQGVNVS; via the coding sequence ATGACCGACCTACAACGCTTCGCCCAACAGTTCGTCGCTTCCACCCGCGACTACATCTTCATCCGGCCGCAGGACCGGCTGGTCATCATGCGTCCGAACAAGACGCACCATCTGAACGAGACGGCCTGCGAGCTGCTCGGCCGCCTGTATGCGCAGGAGGAAGTGGACACGGCTCGCCTCGTCGCCGACGTCGCGGCCGAGTATGACACCGCGCCCGAGCGCGTAGCCGAGGACCTGCGCAAGTTGCTGAGCACCCTCTCGGGCCTGCTGCAGGAGGACTGGTCGCGCGCCGAGGCCGTGAAGTTCACGCCTTTTGGCAGCCACGAGATCAAGTACCCGGTGCTCTCGGAGATCGCGCTGACCTATCGCTGTCAGCACAAGTGCCCGTTCTGCTATGCCGATGCGCCCCAGCGCGGGCGGCAAGTGCCGGAGATGACGGCCGATGAGGTGCGGCGGGTCCTGGACCGCATCCGCCACGAGGCCCATGTGCCGACCGTCTCCTTCACCGGCGGCGAGCCGACACTGCGGCGCGAGCTGCCCGACTTCATCGCCTACGCCAAGAGCCTCGGCATGAGGGCCAACCTCATCACCAACGGCGTGCGCTGCAGCGATGAGACGCTGGCCGACGCCCTCGCCGCAGCCGGCCTCGACTCGGCCCAGGTCAGCATCGAGGGCTCGACGGCAGAGGTGCACGACGCTGTCACCGGTACGCCCGACTCGTTCGACAGAAATCTGCAGGGCATCCGCAACCTCAAGGCGCGGGGCATCCACACGCACACGAACACGACCATCTGCCCGCAGAACGTGGAGGATGTAGTCAACTTGCCCGACCTCGCCTGCGGGTTGGGCAACGGCTACTTCTCGATGAACATGGTCATCCGCACCGGCGGCGCGGCGGGCGATGGCAACGAGGTCGGCTACACACAGATCGGTGACATCGTCACGCGCGTTCACGAGCGCGCGCAGGCCCTGAGCCTGAAGATGGTCTGGTATTCGCCGCTGCCGTACTGCCTGTTCAACCCCCTCAGCATCGGCCTGGGGAGCAACAGTTGCGCGGCGGCCAGCGGCTTGCTATCGGTGGCGCCGGATGGGCAGGTGCTGCCCTGCTCCTCGTTCGAGCACGGGCTGGGCAACCTGGTGCATGAGCCCTTCGCGACGATCTGGAACCGCCGCGCCGCGAAGTACTGGCGCAACAAGGAGTACCTGCCACCCGCCTGCGAGGACTGCGACATGAGCCGTATCTGCTGCGGCGCGTGCCCGCTGTACTGGGACGAGCAGCATGGCTTCGGCGAGCTGCCCTGCGCCGCGCGCAAGAGCCCGCTGGCGGAGCTGAAGTGGAAACTGAAGCGGCGGCTGATCGGCCGCCTACAGGGCGTGAACGTAAGCTAA
- a CDS encoding SPFH domain-containing protein, whose product MDLLDVIEWQDVSGQEIVHRWPPYGPGTIRLGAQLTVRESQTAVFFRDGKALDVLGVGRHTLATGNIPLLEQLIKIPFGGQTPFQAEVYFVNMRTLTGLKWGTAQPIIFRDSELAMVRLRALGAYTCRVQDPQLFVNEVVGTENRYDTDSITSWLRDFIVSRFNDILGSQLKTILDLPTQYDEIAAGVKTRVGEDFENYGLELVDFLVEAITPPEEVMAMIDQRAGMEAAGDLRKFLQFRTAQAIGDMPQAGGGAGDAASVGVGMGAGVGMGAAMAGAMKDAFAPAPAAAPTAPAAGGGTCPDGHPVPAGAKFCPQCGKPVGQAFCAGCGKPMPAGAKFCPECGKAV is encoded by the coding sequence ATGGACCTTCTCGATGTCATAGAATGGCAGGACGTCAGCGGCCAGGAGATCGTGCATCGCTGGCCACCGTACGGGCCGGGCACGATCCGTCTGGGCGCGCAGCTCACCGTGCGCGAGAGCCAGACTGCCGTGTTCTTCCGCGACGGCAAGGCCCTCGATGTGCTTGGGGTCGGACGGCACACGCTGGCCACCGGCAACATCCCCCTCCTCGAGCAGCTCATCAAGATCCCCTTCGGCGGCCAGACGCCCTTCCAGGCCGAGGTCTACTTCGTCAACATGCGCACGCTGACGGGGCTGAAGTGGGGCACGGCCCAGCCGATCATCTTCCGCGACAGTGAGCTGGCCATGGTGCGCCTGCGCGCCCTGGGGGCGTACACCTGCCGTGTGCAGGACCCGCAGCTCTTCGTCAACGAGGTCGTGGGCACCGAGAACCGCTACGACACCGACAGCATCACCTCCTGGCTGCGCGATTTCATCGTCTCGCGCTTCAATGACATCCTGGGCAGCCAGCTCAAGACGATCCTCGACCTGCCCACCCAGTACGATGAGATCGCCGCCGGGGTGAAGACCCGCGTGGGCGAGGACTTCGAGAACTACGGTCTGGAGCTGGTGGACTTCCTCGTCGAGGCGATCACCCCGCCCGAGGAAGTCATGGCGATGATTGACCAGCGCGCCGGGATGGAGGCGGCGGGCGATCTGCGCAAGTTCCTGCAGTTCCGCACCGCCCAGGCCATCGGCGACATGCCGCAGGCCGGGGGCGGCGCAGGCGATGCGGCCTCCGTCGGCGTGGGCATGGGCGCAGGCGTGGGCATGGGCGCCGCCATGGCCGGGGCCATGAAGGACGCCTTCGCCCCGGCTCCGGCAGCGGCCCCCACCGCGCCCGCTGCCGGCGGGGGAACATGCCCCGACGGCCATCCGGTCCCAGCGGGGGCCAAGTTCTGCCCGCAGTGTGGCAAGCCCGTCGGCCAGGCCTTCTGCGCCGGCTGCGGCAAGCCCATGCCGGCGGGCGCGAAGTTCTGCCCGGAGTGCGGCAAGGCAGTGTAG
- a CDS encoding DUF1559 domain-containing protein, translating into MTMATCPQCGTELPPTSATCPACQAEVSFWLARAGQVYGPYTRQDLEEARVQRRLAPGDQVKIGQGEWQPLAAVLKAASLPPVAPPPPVQYAASRPRQRDSMQALIIVGAVCFLALVFIPILAAILFPVFAKAREKARQSSCLSNVKQLSLAMLQYCADNDGCLPPRPAAGATPAPFAPDDWRQRIYPYVRNREIFLCPTSQAPDSYGFGEQLYGLEARSVKTPSEVLQLFDKGFLDGSAPPPHSEGYNVGYVDGHCRWVHRPGDDGASP; encoded by the coding sequence ATGACGATGGCCACCTGTCCGCAGTGCGGCACCGAGCTGCCGCCAACATCCGCCACCTGCCCTGCCTGCCAGGCCGAGGTGTCGTTCTGGCTCGCGCGGGCGGGTCAGGTATACGGCCCGTACACGCGGCAGGACCTCGAGGAGGCCCGAGTCCAGCGGCGGCTCGCGCCGGGGGATCAGGTGAAGATCGGTCAGGGCGAATGGCAGCCTCTGGCGGCGGTCCTGAAGGCCGCCAGCCTGCCCCCGGTCGCGCCGCCCCCGCCGGTGCAGTATGCCGCGTCGCGCCCGCGGCAGCGGGACAGCATGCAGGCGCTCATCATTGTCGGGGCGGTGTGCTTCCTGGCGCTGGTGTTCATCCCCATACTCGCCGCCATCCTCTTTCCGGTCTTCGCCAAGGCACGGGAGAAGGCGCGTCAGTCGTCTTGCCTGAGCAACGTCAAGCAGTTGTCCCTCGCCATGCTTCAGTACTGCGCGGACAACGACGGCTGCCTCCCGCCGCGTCCCGCAGCGGGGGCCACGCCCGCGCCCTTCGCACCAGATGACTGGCGGCAACGCATCTACCCCTATGTCAGGAACCGCGAGATCTTCCTGTGCCCGACCAGCCAGGCTCCCGACAGCTACGGGTTCGGCGAGCAGCTCTATGGCCTTGAGGCCAGGAGCGTGAAGACCCCCTCCGAGGTCCTTCAGTTGTTCGACAAGGGCTTCCTGGACGGCTCTGCTCCGCCGCCGCACAGCGAGGGCTACAACGTCGGCTACGTGGACGGGCACTGCCGTTGGGTGCATCGCCCTGGCGACGACGGTGCGTCGCCCTGA
- a CDS encoding amidohydrolase, with protein sequence MTWLDTHVHVSSFGPDDSRREHLLEDLLAVLDADEADLRLVISPDSADLSRIINEPDGQLHTARFIQSLVSRAPGRLYGACCVNPHHLDFALQAMDLCCGEFAFPLLGEMLQYMMDFRMDSPAVETLVRRAVEFGVPVQVHISTSNSAQGLFTSGNEELADLCDLVDKVPEARYILAHFVGTDKLPPVVDGYLDDLDRRYGRFPDNMWAEIRDFSSPGVKSALDRIPHDRIIAGTDWVTRVGPPFPPYGVLFPATSAADNPYPPSVAAMADLLRAAGADEDTVRMIAWDNAARLLRLPAD encoded by the coding sequence ATGACCTGGCTTGACACCCATGTCCACGTCAGCAGCTTCGGTCCCGACGACAGCCGGCGCGAGCACCTGCTGGAGGACCTGCTGGCTGTCCTCGACGCCGACGAGGCCGACCTGCGGCTTGTCATCAGCCCCGACAGTGCCGATCTCTCCCGCATCATCAACGAGCCCGACGGGCAGCTCCATACCGCGCGCTTCATCCAGAGTCTGGTCAGCCGCGCTCCCGGCCGCCTCTACGGCGCGTGCTGCGTCAACCCGCATCACCTGGACTTCGCGCTGCAGGCCATGGACCTGTGCTGCGGCGAGTTCGCCTTCCCGCTGCTTGGCGAGATGCTCCAGTACATGATGGACTTCCGCATGGACAGCCCGGCGGTCGAGACGCTCGTGCGGCGGGCCGTGGAGTTTGGCGTGCCGGTGCAGGTGCACATCTCCACCTCCAACAGCGCGCAGGGGCTCTTCACCTCGGGGAACGAGGAACTCGCTGACCTGTGCGACCTGGTTGACAAGGTCCCGGAGGCGCGGTACATCCTGGCCCACTTCGTGGGCACCGACAAGCTCCCGCCGGTCGTGGATGGCTACCTGGATGACCTCGACCGCCGCTACGGGCGCTTCCCGGACAACATGTGGGCGGAGATCCGCGACTTCAGCTCGCCCGGCGTGAAGAGCGCCCTGGACCGCATCCCGCACGACCGGATCATCGCAGGGACGGACTGGGTCACGCGCGTCGGCCCGCCCTTCCCGCCCTACGGCGTGCTCTTCCCGGCCACCAGCGCCGCGGACAACCCCTACCCGCCCAGCGTCGCCGCGATGGCCGACCTGCTGCGCGCGGCGGGGGCCGACGAGGACACTGTGCGCATGATCGCGTGGGACAACGCAGCCCGCCTGCTCAGACTGCCAGCCGACTGA
- a CDS encoding NADH peroxidase, protein MKWRCTVCGYVHEGSEAPKECPNCKAPSTKFEQLAAAAELLQLVDWNKLGVAKGTGFEQDLTMQFQGECAEVGMYIAMARQAEREGYPEIADAMKRVAWEEAHHAAQFCELLGGVSESTKENLEKLVAGESGANAGKKDIATRSKAENQDAIHDCVHEACKDEARHAAGFYGLLKRYFGA, encoded by the coding sequence ATGAAGTGGCGCTGCACTGTTTGCGGGTATGTTCACGAAGGGTCGGAGGCGCCGAAGGAGTGCCCGAACTGCAAGGCCCCGAGCACCAAGTTCGAGCAACTGGCCGCGGCGGCTGAGTTGCTGCAGCTCGTGGACTGGAACAAGCTCGGCGTGGCCAAGGGCACGGGCTTTGAGCAGGACCTCACGATGCAGTTCCAGGGCGAGTGCGCCGAAGTGGGGATGTACATCGCCATGGCCCGGCAGGCCGAGCGTGAGGGCTATCCGGAGATCGCCGACGCCATGAAGCGCGTGGCGTGGGAAGAGGCGCACCATGCCGCCCAGTTCTGCGAACTGCTCGGCGGCGTGTCCGAGAGCACTAAGGAGAACCTGGAGAAGCTCGTGGCCGGCGAGTCGGGCGCCAACGCTGGCAAGAAGGACATCGCGACCCGCAGCAAGGCCGAGAACCAGGACGCCATCCACGACTGCGTCCACGAGGCCTGCAAGGACGAGGCGCGCCATGCGGCCGGGTTCTACGGCCTGCTGAAGCGCTACTTCGGCGCGTAG
- a CDS encoding transcriptional repressor, whose product MPNSERANVYGTMLSPREAEKRLRERGARMTPQRRAVLNILAGNRTHPTAEAVVAEVRERLGCVAPATIYNTLDTLEQLGFVRRLDGLESKAHFDPDTSDHQHAICTECGTVWDLGPMAEPPDVPEGFTVRDILIQGTCGRCAHETP is encoded by the coding sequence ATGCCCAACAGTGAACGAGCGAATGTCTACGGCACGATGCTGAGCCCCCGGGAAGCCGAGAAGCGGCTCCGCGAGCGAGGGGCGCGCATGACCCCCCAACGGCGGGCGGTGCTCAACATACTGGCCGGGAACCGCACCCACCCGACCGCCGAGGCCGTCGTGGCCGAGGTGCGGGAGCGGCTTGGGTGTGTCGCGCCGGCCACGATCTACAATACGCTGGACACGCTGGAGCAACTGGGCTTCGTGCGCCGTCTGGACGGCCTGGAGAGCAAGGCCCACTTCGACCCCGACACCTCCGACCACCAGCACGCGATCTGCACCGAGTGCGGGACCGTCTGGGACCTGGGGCCCATGGCCGAGCCGCCCGATGTGCCGGAAGGCTTCACGGTCCGCGACATCCTGATCCAGGGAACATGTGGGCGCTGCGCCCACGAGACACCATAG